A region from the Colwellia sp. PAMC 21821 genome encodes:
- the tkt gene encoding transketolase, which yields MTSSRQHLANAIRTLTMDAVQKAKSGHPGAPMGMADIAEVLWNDHLKHNPLNPNWTDRDRFVLSNGHGSMLIYSLLHLSGYDLPIDELKQFRQLHSKTPGHPEYGYTVGVETTTGPLGAGISNAVGMAIAEKTLAAHFNRPNFDVVDHYTYCFLGDGCLMEGISHEVCSLAGTLGLGKLVAFWDDNGISIDGEVEGWFTDNTPARFEAYGWHVISDVDGHDPIAINSAIEQAKAVLDKPTMICCKTTIGFGSPNKSGSHDCHGAPLGDDEIAAAREFLNWPHAPFEIPQDVYNGWDAKAKGNTAESAWTSLFSAYQESYPELASEFNRRVIEQKLPDSFEQKADQYISQCQQQGENIASRKASQNSIEQFGAILPELLGGSADLAGSNLTLWSGSKGISADDADGNYLYYGVREFGMSGIMNGLSLHGGFINYGATFLMFMEYARNAVRMSALMGIQNIFVYTHDSIGQGEDGPTHQPIEQIANLRMTPNLTTWRPCDAVESAVAWKASIQKQDGPSALIFSRQNLPHQQRDSAQVNAIAKGGYVLVDCASTPDAILIATGSEVGIAVDAAKALTAQGKNIRVVSMPSTTLFDQQSSDYRESVLPASIASVVAIETAHADFWHKYVGRTGEIIAMRSFGESAPGADLLNHFGFTTENVITTTLTVIERNQIA from the coding sequence ATGACGTCTTCAAGGCAGCATCTCGCTAATGCCATCCGCACTTTAACAATGGATGCAGTACAAAAAGCAAAATCAGGTCATCCCGGCGCACCTATGGGCATGGCAGACATTGCCGAAGTATTATGGAATGATCACTTAAAACATAATCCTTTAAATCCTAATTGGACCGACAGAGATCGCTTTGTATTAAGCAATGGTCATGGCTCAATGTTAATTTATTCGCTACTTCATTTAAGTGGTTATGATTTACCTATTGATGAATTAAAACAATTTAGACAATTACATTCAAAAACCCCTGGTCACCCTGAATATGGTTATACCGTTGGTGTTGAAACAACAACAGGACCATTAGGTGCAGGTATTTCTAATGCTGTGGGTATGGCTATCGCTGAAAAAACATTAGCAGCGCATTTTAACCGCCCTAACTTTGATGTTGTTGATCACTATACTTACTGCTTTCTAGGCGATGGCTGCTTAATGGAAGGTATTTCTCATGAAGTCTGTTCATTAGCCGGTACCCTGGGCTTAGGCAAGTTAGTCGCCTTTTGGGACGATAACGGTATTTCAATTGATGGTGAAGTAGAAGGTTGGTTTACCGACAACACCCCTGCTCGCTTTGAAGCTTATGGCTGGCATGTGATCAGCGACGTTGATGGCCATGACCCGATTGCCATCAATAGCGCCATTGAACAAGCTAAAGCGGTTTTAGATAAGCCAACAATGATTTGTTGTAAAACCACCATTGGTTTTGGCTCGCCTAATAAATCGGGCTCACATGATTGCCATGGTGCACCGTTGGGTGACGATGAAATCGCAGCAGCAAGAGAGTTTTTAAACTGGCCACATGCGCCATTTGAAATTCCACAAGACGTTTATAACGGTTGGGATGCGAAAGCTAAAGGTAATACTGCAGAGTCAGCATGGACTAGCTTATTTTCAGCTTACCAAGAAAGTTACCCTGAATTAGCGAGTGAATTTAACCGTCGTGTTATCGAACAAAAATTACCTGACTCATTTGAGCAAAAAGCAGATCAATATATCAGCCAATGTCAGCAACAAGGTGAGAACATTGCTAGCCGTAAAGCATCACAGAACTCAATTGAACAATTTGGCGCTATTTTACCTGAATTATTAGGTGGCTCTGCCGATCTAGCGGGCTCTAACTTAACCTTATGGTCGGGTTCAAAAGGCATTTCAGCGGATGATGCAGATGGTAACTATCTTTACTACGGTGTACGTGAATTTGGTATGAGCGGCATCATGAATGGTTTGTCGTTGCATGGTGGTTTCATCAACTACGGCGCTACGTTTTTAATGTTTATGGAATATGCACGTAATGCGGTACGTATGTCGGCATTAATGGGTATTCAAAACATATTTGTTTATACCCACGACTCTATAGGTCAAGGCGAAGACGGTCCTACTCATCAACCTATTGAACAAATAGCTAACTTGCGCATGACACCTAATTTAACGACATGGCGCCCATGTGATGCCGTTGAATCAGCGGTTGCTTGGAAAGCGTCAATTCAAAAACAAGATGGCCCAAGTGCATTAATCTTTAGTCGCCAAAATTTACCACATCAACAGCGTGATAGTGCGCAAGTTAATGCAATTGCCAAAGGTGGTTATGTTTTAGTTGATTGTGCGAGCACGCCTGACGCTATTTTAATTGCCACAGGCTCTGAAGTAGGTATAGCAGTTGATGCTGCAAAAGCATTAACCGCGCAGGGAAAAAACATTCGTGTTGTCTCTATGCCAAGTACTACCCTTTTTGATCAGCAATCAAGTGATTATCGAGAAAGTGTTTTACCGGCATCAATTGCTTCTGTTGTTGCTATTGAAACGGCACATGCTGATTTTTGGCATAAATATGTCGGTAGAACCGGTGAAATAATTGCGATGAGATCTTTTGGTGAATCGGCTCCTGGCGCTGATTTATTGAACCATTTTGGCTTTACCACTGAAAATGTTATTACCACCACATTAACGGTTATTGAGAGAAATCAAATAGCTTAG
- a CDS encoding LacI family DNA-binding transcriptional regulator: MNVSKRARIKDVAERAGVSSMTVSRVLSQDTKVSNAKKELVMEAVKALNYRPNVAARRLASNKSFFIGLLYFDSDTSYVSKFLLRGLKSCRTTGHHLIVDEIDDDIEKSLASVTDLIEVTQVDGLILLPPVCDNVKLLATLKEANITFVRISPDTQLNISPYICMDDYQASFEMTELLISKGHTKIGHIIGNTNQGVSRLRYQGYLDALRSNKINVPPEYIEQGFFTYESGLVAAKKMLALDDKPTAIVAANDEMAAAVLAVANMNRIAVPAELSITGVDDGNVAVTVSPNLTTVRQPIQQMAELAIDIIASGKFSDLSKANNREFRNVLDFKIIERESTAEAPTN, from the coding sequence GTGAATGTATCTAAACGAGCTCGAATAAAAGATGTAGCCGAAAGGGCAGGTGTATCGAGCATGACAGTCTCGAGAGTGCTTAGCCAGGATACTAAGGTGAGTAATGCGAAAAAAGAGTTGGTTATGGAAGCTGTTAAAGCCTTGAATTATCGCCCTAACGTTGCAGCCCGCCGATTAGCGAGTAATAAGTCTTTTTTTATCGGCTTACTTTATTTTGATTCAGATACTTCCTATGTTAGTAAATTTTTATTACGCGGTTTAAAAAGCTGTCGAACGACAGGGCATCACTTAATTGTTGATGAAATAGATGACGATATTGAAAAGTCTCTGGCGTCTGTTACAGACCTAATAGAAGTAACTCAAGTTGATGGACTAATTTTGTTACCGCCTGTTTGTGATAACGTTAAACTACTCGCTACTTTGAAAGAAGCTAATATAACTTTTGTGCGTATTTCCCCTGATACACAATTAAATATATCTCCTTATATATGTATGGACGATTATCAAGCCAGCTTTGAAATGACAGAGCTATTAATTAGTAAAGGTCATACCAAAATAGGGCATATTATTGGTAATACTAACCAAGGGGTAAGTCGATTACGATATCAAGGCTACCTTGATGCATTACGTTCTAATAAAATTAATGTCCCTCCTGAGTATATAGAGCAAGGTTTCTTTACCTATGAATCTGGGTTAGTTGCCGCTAAGAAAATGCTCGCATTAGACGATAAACCAACAGCTATTGTTGCTGCAAACGATGAAATGGCTGCCGCTGTTTTAGCTGTTGCTAATATGAATAGAATTGCAGTACCAGCAGAACTATCAATTACAGGGGTTGATGATGGTAATGTTGCGGTAACCGTTTCTCCTAACTTAACAACCGTTAGGCAGCCAATTCAACAAATGGCTGAGTTAGCGATTGATATTATTGCCTCAGGTAAATTTTCAGATTTATCAAAAGCAAATAATCGTGAGTTTAGAAATGTGCTTGATTTTAAAATTATTGAACGTGAATCAACGGCTGAAGCACCAACGAACTAA
- a CDS encoding SMP-30/gluconolactonase/LRE family protein — MNFKYLCSFALLTTSLVFSINSEAKNIRGYCQADYIPIGSQNKLKLVSDDFTFLEGPTWSKKENAFYFSEMDFSGSQKNGPKSTLHKLILPNEVTIYKEDAGTNGLLSVGEFIYTMNHVTRSLSKIHIASGENETIVDNYQQLKFNSPNDLVYSTNGTIYFTDPDWQLSGRTQETPYTGVYAITSDGTLMLLDKSLNKPNGIVLSPDEKTLYVGSLNHEIVKYQIGKHGKVGEKEPFILVNSPDGMAVDCMGNIYIASHTEGVIYIYSSEGKVLDKISVGPKATNISFGGRDMKTLLITTTHGLYTIDVNIPGLVYTDK, encoded by the coding sequence ATGAACTTTAAATACCTATGTAGCTTTGCATTACTAACTACTTCACTTGTATTCTCAATAAATAGTGAAGCAAAAAACATTAGAGGTTATTGCCAGGCTGATTATATTCCTATCGGTAGTCAAAATAAGCTCAAACTTGTCAGTGACGATTTTACTTTTTTAGAAGGTCCTACTTGGTCAAAAAAAGAAAATGCGTTTTATTTTTCAGAAATGGATTTTAGTGGTTCACAAAAGAACGGTCCTAAATCTACTCTTCATAAGTTAATTTTACCAAATGAAGTCACTATCTATAAAGAAGATGCAGGTACTAACGGTTTACTGTCGGTTGGTGAGTTTATTTATACAATGAATCATGTCACTCGCTCTTTGTCGAAAATACATATTGCTTCTGGGGAAAATGAAACAATTGTTGATAATTATCAACAACTAAAATTCAACTCACCAAACGACTTAGTATATTCAACGAATGGAACGATATATTTCACTGATCCAGACTGGCAACTTAGCGGTCGTACGCAAGAAACACCTTATACTGGCGTTTATGCGATAACGTCTGACGGCACATTGATGTTACTCGACAAGTCATTAAATAAACCAAATGGTATTGTGTTATCTCCTGATGAAAAAACACTTTATGTGGGTAGTCTCAATCATGAGATTGTTAAATATCAAATAGGCAAACATGGCAAGGTTGGTGAAAAAGAACCATTTATTCTTGTTAACTCACCTGATGGTATGGCTGTAGATTGCATGGGGAATATCTACATAGCTAGCCATACTGAAGGCGTTATATATATATACTCTAGTGAAGGAAAAGTTTTAGATAAAATTTCAGTAGGTCCTAAAGCAACTAATATTTCTTTTGGTGGTAGGGATATGAAAACACTATTAATAACGACAACCCATGGTTTGTATACTATAGATGTGAATATTCCCGGTCTTGTTTATACCGATAAATGA
- the tal gene encoding transaldolase, producing the protein MNLLEQLKKVTKVVADSGDVDSIKALNPVDATTNPSLILQAAKLPQYKHLIDDAISKSSVNGEADIDDVCDQLIVNFGCEILKHVPGRISSEVDAKLSFDTQASIEKGRKLIALYEKAGISKDRVLIKLASTWQGIKAAEQLEKEGIACNLTLLFSMAQAVACAEANVTLISPFVGRILDWYKAKEGKEFIGADDPGVVSVTRIYEYYKAHDYNTVVMGASFRNTSEIIELAGCDLLTISPALLTQLQQTEGCLETKLDATKIRSQSRDAITALTESSFAWQHNEDAMATEKLSEGIRNFAKDQAILEEMVTALIKQ; encoded by the coding sequence ATGAATTTATTAGAACAATTAAAAAAGGTAACAAAAGTTGTAGCCGACAGTGGTGATGTAGACTCAATTAAAGCATTAAACCCAGTAGATGCCACAACTAACCCTTCTCTTATTTTACAAGCGGCAAAACTGCCACAATACAAACACTTAATTGATGATGCTATTTCAAAATCAAGCGTTAATGGCGAAGCCGATATCGACGATGTTTGTGATCAGTTAATTGTTAACTTTGGCTGTGAAATTTTAAAGCATGTACCGGGTCGAATTTCTTCAGAAGTTGACGCAAAACTATCTTTTGATACGCAAGCAAGTATTGAAAAAGGTCGTAAGTTAATTGCTCTTTATGAGAAAGCCGGTATTTCAAAAGATCGTGTTTTAATTAAACTTGCTTCTACTTGGCAAGGTATTAAAGCTGCTGAACAGCTAGAAAAAGAAGGTATCGCTTGTAATTTAACTTTATTGTTCAGTATGGCTCAAGCCGTAGCCTGTGCAGAAGCTAATGTCACCTTAATTTCTCCTTTTGTAGGTCGTATTTTAGATTGGTACAAGGCGAAAGAAGGCAAAGAATTTATCGGTGCAGATGACCCTGGCGTAGTATCTGTTACTCGCATATACGAATATTATAAAGCTCATGACTACAACACAGTAGTAATGGGTGCAAGTTTCAGAAACACCTCTGAGATAATAGAGTTGGCGGGCTGTGATTTATTAACTATTTCACCCGCATTATTAACACAGTTACAACAGACTGAAGGTTGCTTGGAAACTAAATTAGATGCAACGAAAATCAGAAGCCAGTCTCGTGATGCAATAACAGCTTTGACAGAATCAAGCTTTGCTTGGCAGCACAATGAAGACGCAATGGCCACTGAAAAGTTATCTGAAGGTATTCGAAACTTTGCTAAAGACCAAGCCATATTAGAAGAAATGGTCACAGCGTTAATTAAACAATAA
- a CDS encoding aldose epimerase family protein yields MTKIKTYDISNHQNDRLTIINFGARLTSWQTTVNDEIRNIVLGYKTLEDYLTDPFYMGAIVGPYANRIAFARSTVGGEEITLTANEDQNQLHGGDNALAHQFWQCSQHDESSVTLTCTLADGFNGYPGSITVEVKYHISEASELIISIHVESSKFTIVGPTAHPYFNLNKELDHYVQPKAHNVQIFSDHYTPVNDKGIPTGEIKSVQNTEFDFRYSKEVSSSNNSQQLDHNFLVSLTDTTTDLSCFKLASIESNDKKLTLHASSNYPAVQVYTGMHLKAPFTKNQGICLEPQFSPDSPNQVNFPFHFTSPEQPLNTIISYKLTK; encoded by the coding sequence ATGACGAAAATTAAAACATATGATATCAGTAATCATCAGAATGATAGATTGACCATCATAAACTTTGGCGCACGCCTGACAAGTTGGCAAACCACAGTTAACGATGAAATTCGTAATATTGTTTTAGGGTATAAGACACTTGAAGATTACCTTACCGACCCTTTTTATATGGGCGCAATTGTTGGGCCTTACGCGAATAGAATAGCCTTCGCTCGAAGTACAGTTGGCGGTGAAGAAATTACTTTAACGGCTAATGAAGATCAAAATCAATTACATGGTGGTGACAATGCATTAGCTCACCAATTTTGGCAATGTAGTCAACATGATGAAAGCTCGGTAACCCTAACCTGCACATTAGCTGATGGGTTTAATGGTTATCCTGGTAGTATTACCGTAGAGGTTAAGTATCATATTTCAGAAGCTAGCGAGTTAATCATCAGCATTCATGTGGAATCGTCGAAATTCACTATTGTTGGCCCGACGGCTCATCCTTATTTCAATTTAAATAAAGAACTTGACCATTATGTTCAGCCTAAAGCACATAATGTACAAATATTTAGCGATCATTACACTCCGGTTAATGATAAAGGAATTCCTACTGGCGAAATAAAATCCGTACAAAATACAGAATTTGATTTTAGATATTCAAAAGAAGTTTCTTCAAGCAATAACTCACAACAACTTGATCATAACTTTCTTGTTTCATTGACTGATACCACAACTGATTTAAGCTGTTTTAAACTCGCTAGCATTGAGAGTAACGATAAAAAATTAACACTACATGCTAGTTCAAATTATCCGGCGGTTCAGGTATATACAGGTATGCATTTAAAGGCACCTTTTACCAAAAACCAAGGCATTTGTTTAGAGCCACAATTTAGCCCTGACAGTCCTAATCAAGTAAACTTTCCGTTTCATTTTACCTCGCCAGAGCAACCTCTAAATACAATCATTAGTTATAAACTAACGAAGTAA
- the pgi gene encoding glucose-6-phosphate isomerase yields the protein MQPRTSLKSWQALVDHAEKMKNQHMSDLFKENPQRFNQFSIKLAPFLLDYSKNVIDKQTMTKLLELAKECDIEGWRKKMFAGERINPTEDRSVLHVALRNRSHKPITLEGKNVDEDVQQALNKMKIFSDNIRQGRWKGYSGKRITDVVSIGVGGSNLGPQMVTEALKQYSDNSVNVHYVSNVDGTQIANVLRPLNPEKTLFIVSSKTFTTTETMTNAKTAMRWLVASSFDDSAIAKHFVAVSSNKKNATEFGIEPENIFDMWDWVGGRFSLWSAIGLPIAIDLGFEKFIELLEGAHDIDNHFCDAPLEDNAPVILALLSLWNCTFLGAQSQAILPYDQSLHMLSAYLQQAEMESNGKSVSWDGETIEYPTVPTIWGEIGINGQHAFYQYLHQSNNIVPADFIGSVESVTPVKGHHQTLMANFFAQTQALMQGVNEQQVREDLKAKGRTSEYIDKVAPHKVHKGNRPTNTILMDRISPRSIGSLIALYEHKIFTQGILLKICSFDQWGVELGKGLANNIQAELAKETINEKHDSSTKGLMSFYQERKRLK from the coding sequence ATGCAACCTAGAACTTCATTGAAAAGCTGGCAGGCATTAGTTGATCACGCCGAAAAAATGAAAAACCAACACATGAGTGATTTATTTAAAGAAAATCCTCAACGTTTTAATCAGTTTTCTATTAAATTGGCTCCATTCTTACTTGATTACTCTAAAAACGTAATCGACAAGCAAACCATGACCAAACTTTTAGAGCTAGCTAAAGAATGTGACATTGAAGGATGGCGCAAAAAAATGTTTGCTGGTGAACGTATAAACCCCACCGAAGACCGTTCTGTATTACATGTTGCTTTGCGTAACCGCTCTCATAAACCCATTACCCTTGAAGGTAAAAATGTTGACGAAGATGTGCAACAAGCACTGAATAAAATGAAAATATTTTCAGACAATATACGTCAAGGACGCTGGAAAGGATATTCAGGGAAACGCATTACCGATGTTGTTAGTATCGGTGTTGGTGGTTCTAATTTAGGCCCTCAAATGGTTACAGAAGCACTTAAACAATATAGTGATAATAGTGTTAATGTGCATTATGTTTCAAATGTTGATGGCACTCAAATAGCCAATGTATTAAGACCTTTAAATCCAGAAAAAACCTTATTCATTGTGTCGAGTAAAACATTTACTACCACCGAAACTATGACTAATGCTAAAACAGCAATGCGTTGGTTGGTTGCTTCTTCATTTGATGACTCAGCCATTGCAAAACACTTTGTTGCCGTTTCATCTAACAAAAAGAATGCGACTGAGTTTGGTATCGAACCAGAAAATATTTTTGATATGTGGGACTGGGTTGGCGGTCGTTTCTCTTTATGGTCGGCAATCGGTTTACCTATCGCAATAGATCTTGGTTTTGAGAAATTTATTGAGCTTTTAGAAGGAGCGCATGATATTGATAATCACTTCTGTGATGCGCCGTTAGAAGATAATGCTCCGGTCATTTTAGCTTTATTAAGTTTATGGAATTGCACCTTTCTAGGGGCACAATCTCAAGCAATACTCCCTTATGATCAGTCTTTACATATGTTGTCCGCATATTTACAACAAGCTGAAATGGAAAGTAATGGTAAGTCTGTTTCTTGGGATGGTGAAACAATTGAATACCCCACTGTACCGACTATTTGGGGCGAAATAGGCATTAATGGTCAACATGCTTTTTATCAATACTTACACCAAAGTAATAATATTGTTCCGGCAGATTTCATTGGCTCTGTAGAGAGTGTTACACCCGTAAAAGGTCATCATCAAACTCTTATGGCTAACTTTTTTGCCCAAACTCAAGCATTAATGCAAGGTGTTAATGAGCAACAAGTTAGAGAAGATTTAAAAGCAAAAGGCAGAACATCCGAATACATTGATAAAGTTGCGCCGCACAAAGTACATAAAGGCAATAGACCTACCAATACAATTTTGATGGATCGTATATCACCCCGTTCAATAGGGAGTTTAATTGCTTTATATGAACATAAAATATTTACCCAAGGTATTCTTTTGAAAATATGTTCATTTGACCAATGGGGAGTTGAATTAGGTAAAGGCCTTGCTAATAATATTCAAGCGGAGTTAGCCAAAGAAACAATAAACGAAAAACATGACAGTTCAACAAAAGGGTTAATGAGCTTTTATCAAGAACGTAAACGGTTGAAATAA
- a CDS encoding MATE family efflux transporter: protein MFTIGFFKKASKLAWPISLQSILVTLLGMIDIIMVSHLGDSAVASVGISNRIFFVFLIVITGIASGVGVLSSQYFGAGQINRIKNTIIMAISFALSVLLPIVILAFYYADSVLMLASSDPEVIAIGEQYLWITFPSLFFLAVIIIFENALRGTGQVKLPMVFSSLAIGLNVVLNYWLINGGLGIEPMGVNGAAWATTISRLMHLLVIVCFLKKIAHPIFPQRASFSEINDRVQWKKFIKLIFPIMISFGVWSLGTFVYQLIYGQMGTKELAVMSMLTPIEGVLMAFFIGFSSACSIIVGNKLGANNFKEAWQTGVVFSVGSPIITFLLALIIYSFQDVIFMPFKLMAQDTLALASDIFLLIIFSTCIKVLNMTLSMGILRAGGDNKKCLLIDFIGLWVVSIPLTFLAAFYFQWPLFWVVVTAYSEEFCKAGMFIFRMRQKRWLRNLAAD, encoded by the coding sequence ATGTTTACTATCGGTTTTTTTAAAAAAGCATCGAAACTTGCTTGGCCTATTTCACTACAAAGTATTTTAGTTACCTTACTTGGGATGATCGATATCATTATGGTATCTCATCTTGGAGATAGTGCGGTTGCATCTGTTGGCATTAGTAACCGTATATTTTTTGTATTTTTAATTGTTATTACCGGCATTGCTTCAGGTGTGGGCGTATTATCCTCACAGTACTTTGGCGCCGGGCAAATTAACAGAATAAAAAATACAATTATTATGGCTATAAGCTTTGCTTTAAGCGTACTCTTACCCATTGTTATACTTGCCTTTTATTATGCCGATAGTGTATTGATGCTAGCCAGCTCTGATCCTGAAGTTATCGCTATTGGCGAGCAATATTTATGGATTACTTTTCCCAGTTTATTTTTTCTTGCAGTTATTATTATTTTTGAAAATGCTTTACGCGGCACTGGCCAAGTAAAGTTGCCTATGGTGTTTAGTTCCTTGGCGATTGGTCTAAATGTTGTTTTGAATTACTGGCTGATTAATGGGGGTTTAGGTATTGAGCCTATGGGGGTTAATGGCGCTGCTTGGGCGACTACTATTTCACGCTTAATGCATTTATTAGTGATAGTGTGTTTTTTGAAAAAAATAGCGCATCCCATCTTTCCTCAACGCGCTAGCTTTAGTGAAATTAATGACCGAGTTCAATGGAAGAAATTCATTAAGCTTATTTTTCCTATTATGATCAGCTTTGGTGTTTGGTCTTTAGGCACCTTTGTTTATCAATTAATTTACGGACAAATGGGGACAAAAGAATTAGCAGTAATGAGCATGTTAACGCCAATAGAAGGCGTACTAATGGCATTTTTTATTGGTTTTTCTTCAGCTTGTTCTATTATTGTGGGCAATAAGTTAGGGGCTAATAACTTTAAAGAAGCTTGGCAAACCGGTGTGGTTTTTTCTGTTGGGTCACCTATTATTACGTTTTTATTAGCGTTAATTATATATTCATTTCAAGATGTTATTTTTATGCCGTTTAAGCTAATGGCACAGGATACCCTGGCATTAGCGTCAGACATATTCTTACTTATTATATTTTCGACCTGTATTAAAGTGCTTAATATGACATTGTCGATGGGGATTTTACGTGCGGGAGGTGATAACAAAAAATGTCTATTAATCGACTTTATTGGCCTTTGGGTTGTTAGTATTCCACTGACTTTTTTAGCCGCTTTTTACTTTCAATGGCCATTATTTTGGGTGGTGGTTACGGCTTATTCAGAAGAGTTTTGTAAAGCAGGAATGTTTATCTTTAGAATGAGACAAAAACGTTGGTTAAGAAATCTCGCAGCTGATTAG
- the xylA gene encoding xylose isomerase encodes MSEQFFNNVKKIKFEGANSTNPLAFRYYDENQVVLGKTMKEHLRFAACYWHNFCSTGFDIFGEGTFDRPWIKSTGNQLELAEQKAKVAFEFFEKLGAPYFCFHDADIAPEGDSLQEFHDNVDHIAAIFEKEMKRTGIKLLWGTANLFSNARFCAGGSTNPNPDLYAYAAAQVKHAMDVTHRLGGENYVLWGGREGYDTLLNTNLAQEGEQYARFLKMVIEHKHKIGFKGKLLIEPKPQEPTKHQYDYDTATVAGFLHKHGIAGEIHVNIEANHATLAGHSFHHEIAVACAEGILGSVDANRGDMQNGWDTDQFPNDVAECTLVMYEILKAGGLDTGGFNFDTKLRRQSCERDDLFIGHIGGMDTMAKALLNAAKLIEDAPLTKFVDERYAGWKGDLGQSIMSGDHSLDSLSALVLEKKLSPKQVSGRQELLENIVNRYV; translated from the coding sequence ATGAGCGAACAATTTTTTAATAACGTAAAAAAAATCAAATTTGAAGGTGCTAATAGCACTAACCCACTAGCTTTTCGTTACTATGATGAAAACCAAGTAGTACTTGGCAAAACAATGAAAGAACACCTTCGTTTTGCTGCATGTTACTGGCACAACTTTTGTTCAACTGGTTTTGATATTTTTGGTGAAGGTACGTTTGATCGTCCTTGGATCAAATCTACAGGTAACCAATTAGAACTTGCTGAACAAAAAGCGAAAGTTGCTTTTGAATTCTTCGAAAAACTAGGTGCACCATACTTTTGTTTTCATGACGCTGATATCGCGCCTGAAGGCGATTCATTACAAGAGTTCCACGATAATGTAGATCATATTGCGGCTATTTTTGAAAAAGAAATGAAACGTACGGGTATTAAGCTTTTATGGGGAACAGCTAACTTATTCTCAAATGCCCGTTTTTGTGCGGGTGGTTCTACTAACCCTAACCCAGATCTATATGCTTATGCTGCTGCTCAAGTTAAGCACGCAATGGATGTGACTCACCGTTTAGGTGGTGAAAATTACGTACTTTGGGGTGGTCGTGAAGGTTACGATACGTTATTAAATACAAACCTTGCACAAGAAGGCGAGCAATACGCACGTTTCCTTAAAATGGTTATTGAACATAAACATAAAATTGGTTTTAAAGGTAAGTTATTAATTGAGCCTAAGCCTCAAGAGCCTACTAAACATCAATATGATTACGATACCGCAACTGTTGCTGGTTTCTTGCACAAGCACGGTATTGCTGGTGAAATTCATGTAAACATTGAAGCAAACCATGCAACACTTGCGGGCCATAGCTTCCATCATGAAATTGCTGTTGCTTGTGCTGAAGGTATTTTGGGTAGTGTTGATGCTAACCGTGGTGATATGCAAAACGGTTGGGACACAGATCAATTCCCTAACGACGTTGCTGAATGTACTTTAGTTATGTACGAAATCTTAAAAGCGGGCGGTTTAGATACTGGCGGTTTTAACTTCGATACTAAACTTCGTCGTCAATCATGTGAACGTGATGATTTATTCATTGGTCACATTGGCGGCATGGATACCATGGCTAAAGCATTACTTAACGCAGCTAAATTAATTGAAGATGCACCATTAACTAAGTTTGTTGATGAGCGTTATGCTGGCTGGAAAGGTGATTTAGGTCAGAGCATCATGTCTGGTGATCATAGCTTAGACAGCTTATCTGCACTAGTTTTAGAGAAGAAACTCAGCCCGAAACAAGTATCTGGTCGTCAAGAGCTACTTGAAAATATTGTTAATCGATACGTTTAA